The following proteins are co-located in the Trueperaceae bacterium genome:
- a CDS encoding helix-turn-helix transcriptional regulator, giving the protein MEVPPAGDQCHLSPAELAAAVLPAPTVEEAVRLAKGFADPTRLRILALLRLGEVCVHQIVDALGLEQSAVSHQLGTLRAARLVESTRRGRHVYYRLADEHVAAMLEGVLLHSQEV; this is encoded by the coding sequence ATGGAGGTACCGCCGGCCGGCGACCAGTGTCACCTGAGCCCGGCCGAGCTGGCCGCCGCCGTCCTGCCCGCGCCGACCGTCGAGGAGGCCGTGCGCCTGGCGAAGGGGTTCGCGGATCCCACCCGCCTGCGCATCCTGGCGCTCCTGCGGCTGGGCGAGGTGTGCGTGCACCAGATCGTCGACGCGTTGGGGTTGGAGCAGTCGGCGGTGAGCCACCAGCTGGGCACGCTGAGGGCGGCGCGCCTGGTGGAGTCGACGCGCCGGGGACGGCACGTCTACTACCGGTTGGCAGACGAGCACGTGGCGGCCATGCTCGAGGGCGTCCTGCTCCACAGCCAGGAGGTCTGA
- a CDS encoding VOC family protein — MTGVHHVTGITSDVQASVDFHAGLLGLGLVKRTVNLGDPGVLRYIGRADDGLLRARPAGGAP, encoded by the coding sequence ATGACGGGTGTCCACCACGTGACGGGGATCACGAGCGACGTGCAGGCGAGCGTCGACTTCCACGCGGGCCTCCTGGGCCTCGGCCTCGTCAAGCGCACCGTGAACCTTGGCGACCCGGGGGTGTTGCGCTACATCGGCCGGGCGGACGACGGGCTCCTGCGTGCCCGGCCGGCGGGCGGGGCGCCGTGA
- a CDS encoding MFS transporter, which translates to MLAGTRPPDAYVPDPHRWRTLAVLSVVLFMSLIDVSIVNVALPSIQLGLGATDSQLQWVLSGYALTFGVGLVTAGRAGDIYGRAPLFVVGVALFTASSAAAGLAHDATLLNVARALQGVGSGLISPQVVGMVQQYFRGAERARAFAIFGAAVGVSVAVGPLLGGLLIAAGGPLHGWRWTFFVNVPVGVVAVVLALLWFPRPLLNRNQPGAGQGQGEDRHLDPVGAVLLGLAVLALLLPFVEGRQATALWLAVPIGAALVGVWLWWERREKRRGRRPMVDLGIFRVRSFANGALLITVYFVGITSVWVLVAMYLQDGLGRTALETGLMGLPSAVLSAFSALLAGRNVIRHGRKVVIVGMYSALFGLLTSIVVVWLRSRGLASEWWLLLTLSFLGIGQGSVISPNQTLTLADVPLEYAGSSGGIMQTGQRIGTSVGIAVITAVAFATLARSDWSVAFMTGFAAIVLVVACSLGIAYADLRERRLRPSGLR; encoded by the coding sequence GTGCTAGCTGGCACCCGCCCACCCGACGCCTACGTCCCCGACCCGCACAGGTGGCGCACCCTCGCCGTGTTGTCGGTGGTGCTGTTCATGTCGCTCATCGACGTGAGCATCGTCAACGTGGCGCTGCCGTCCATCCAGTTGGGGCTGGGAGCGACCGATTCGCAGCTCCAGTGGGTGCTCTCCGGTTACGCGCTCACCTTCGGGGTGGGGTTGGTGACGGCGGGGCGCGCCGGCGACATCTACGGCCGAGCCCCGCTGTTCGTGGTGGGGGTGGCCCTGTTCACCGCGTCGTCGGCGGCGGCGGGCCTGGCCCACGACGCCACCCTCCTCAACGTGGCCCGCGCGTTGCAGGGCGTCGGCTCGGGTCTCATCAGCCCGCAGGTCGTCGGGATGGTGCAGCAGTACTTCCGCGGCGCGGAGCGGGCGCGGGCCTTCGCGATCTTCGGCGCGGCCGTGGGCGTATCCGTGGCCGTCGGCCCGCTGCTGGGCGGCCTCCTCATCGCGGCGGGCGGGCCGCTGCACGGGTGGCGCTGGACGTTCTTCGTCAACGTGCCGGTGGGGGTCGTCGCCGTCGTGCTGGCGCTGCTCTGGTTCCCGCGACCCCTGCTGAACAGGAACCAGCCGGGCGCCGGCCAGGGGCAAGGCGAAGACCGCCACCTCGACCCTGTCGGCGCGGTGCTCCTTGGCCTGGCCGTCCTCGCCCTCCTCCTGCCGTTCGTGGAGGGGCGTCAGGCGACGGCGTTGTGGCTGGCGGTCCCGATCGGCGCGGCCCTGGTGGGCGTGTGGCTGTGGTGGGAGCGGCGCGAGAAGCGCCGCGGCCGCCGCCCCATGGTGGACCTGGGCATCTTCCGCGTCCGCAGCTTCGCGAACGGCGCGCTCCTCATCACGGTCTACTTCGTGGGCATCACCAGCGTGTGGGTGTTGGTGGCCATGTACCTGCAGGACGGGCTCGGCCGCACGGCGCTCGAGACTGGGCTCATGGGGCTGCCCAGCGCGGTGTTGTCGGCGTTCTCGGCGCTGTTGGCGGGGCGCAACGTGATCAGGCACGGCCGCAAGGTCGTGATCGTCGGCATGTACAGCGCGCTGTTCGGCCTCCTGACCAGCATCGTCGTCGTGTGGCTGCGCTCGCGCGGGCTCGCCAGCGAGTGGTGGCTGCTCCTCACGCTGAGCTTCCTCGGCATCGGCCAGGGCTCGGTCATCAGCCCGAACCAGACGCTCACGCTAGCGGACGTGCCCCTCGAGTACGCGGGCAGTTCGGGCGGCATCATGCAGACGGGCCAACGCATCGGGACCTCGGTGGGCATCGCCGTGATCACGGCCGTCGCCTTCGCCACCCTCGCCCGGAGCGACTGGTCGGTGGCGTTCATGACGGGCTTCGCCGCCATCGTGCTCGTGGTCGCCTGCTCGCTCGGCATCGCTTACGCGGACCTGCGCGAGCGCCGGCTGAGGCCCTCCGGCCTCCGGTAA